In the Thermomicrobiales bacterium genome, CCACCCCGGCCGTTTGTCATGCTGAGCCTCAGCGAAGCATCTCCTCATGCTGGATGCATTCAGACGCAGGAGAGATCCTTCGGCTGCGGCCTCAGGATGACAAGGTGCGGGGAGGCTGCCAACCTGACACATCATGCTAGTCACTGTACTGAGTGGCCCGACCAGCGTGACGTGTCCGGTGCTGTGGTGCGACAGGCACCACCGCTCGTTGTCATTCCGAGCCGCAGCGAGGAATCTCCCCTGGCTGGATACAGTCGAACGCAGGGAGATCCTTCGGCTGCGCGGGCGCCCTCTGGACGATACATGACAAGACACGGGACTGGCTGCCGACCTGACACATCACGCTGGTCAGAGCAATGAGCGCCGCGTCGTTATCATCGGTCCGGTCGTTGTTTGCGAGATCAGCCGCGCTGGTCGATCGGCACGAAGTCCTGGTGCGCGGGGCCAACATACTCAGCCTGCGGGCGCATCAGCCGGTTGTCCTGCATCTGCTCCATGATATTTGCGCTCCAGCCGGCGATCCGCGACAGCGCGAAGACGGCTGGCATCAGATCCGGCGGGAACCCGAGATTGTAGAGCAGTGGCGCCGAGTAGAACTCGACATTCGGGTAGAGCTTGCGCTCGGTGAAGTACGGATGATGGTTGGTCAGCTGCTCCATGTTGTGGGCGAGCTGATACCACTGAGTGTCGCCGACCTCGTTGGCGACCTTCTCGGACCACTTCATCAGATGATTCACTCGCGGGTCGCGAGTCTTGTAGATGCGATGGCCGAGGCCCATCAGCCGGCGCTTGATCCGCAGTGACTCATCCACATAGTCCTCGATCTTGGCGGGGTCGTGGATCTCGAGGAGCATGTTCATCGCCATCATGTTCGCGCCGCCGTGGGCAACGCCCTTCAGGCTGCCGAGCGCCGCGGTGACCGCTGAGTAGAGATCGGAGGTCGAGGAAATGGTCGAGCGCGCAGTGAACGTCGAGGCGTTCATCGAGTGTTCGGCCAGCAGACACAGGTACAGGTTGAATGCGTCAGCCTGTGTTTGAGTTGGCTTCTCGCCGCGGACCATGTAGAGGAAATTCGCGGCGGTGCCGAGTTCGGTGTCCGGAGCGATCGGTTCCTGGCCATTGCGGAGGCGCTGGTAGGCAGCAAGGACGGTCGGCATTGCCGCCGCAAGACGGGTCGCCTTCTCGCGCAATCCTTCGTGGCTCAGATCATCCTGGTTGGCATCCTCCATGCCCAGCGCGGTGACGCCGACCTTCAGTGAATCGATTGGCGCGCCAGTCCGTGGCAGCGCTCTGATCGTATTCAACACGTCGCTCGAGAGTTGGCGATGATGGTGGATACTGTTGCTCAGTTCGTCGAGCTGAACGCGAGTCGGCAGCGCGCCATACCAGAGGAGGTACATAACCTCTTCGAAACGCACGTTCCCTGCGAGGTCGTTGATGTTGTAGCCGCGATAGGTCAGGATGCCCTCGGTGCCGTTGACCGAGCTTAGTTGGGTCTGCGCGACAACGAGACCCTCAAGGCCGGCTGCTGCTGCTGTCATACGCCAGTCGTTCCTCTCGTCCCGGACCCGGTCCGTCACACGCACACCCGGGTGTCGTGTTGCCGAGCCGACTCCACTCCGGTATCAACAGGGCGACATCGCCCGTATCCCCACGCTTGCGGCGTTCGGGTTCGACCCGCACGCGGCCAATGGCTATCCTAGCACGATTCAAGCCGCGTAATGGGCGGCGCAGGAGGAGGTGGGCAGGTGAGCGAAATCGAGCGATCGACATCAGAGGGGTTGATCTACGTCTGGCTCGAGCATGATCCCGCGGCGGCTGCGGCGGATGTGACGATCCCCGATATCCCCGGGATCAATGATCTCGATCAGATCGCCGACGCGATTCGCGATGGTCGCGTCGGTCGATATCTGCCAGTGACACTGCATTTTGCCGATCACCCGGCCCCCGGCCCCAAGCGGGTTCGCGCCGTCGATGTCGCTCGGCTGCTGCGTGACCGCAACATCCGCCACCGGCGGCGCTACGAGGTGATGATCGGCGCGTTCGACGACCCGGATACGGGCGACTAGCGCCGTGGGCGGCGACGGGGCGAGAAGCAGGCCGCGCAATAGACTGGCCGGCTCGGATCCGGCTGGAACGGCACCTCCGCGCGCTGGCCGCAGGCGCTGCAGACGATGTCATGGCGTGTCGATGTCGCCGGGCGGACCTGTGGCTCCTCGCGACGCAGAACTGCGGCCGGCTGTGGCGTTCGGCGCGCTGGCAGCTCCTCACGACGGATGGCCGCGGCCGGCCGTGATGTCCGGGGAGCGACAGGTGTTGGGCTGTCGCTCATGGCAGCGATCGCCCCGCGCCACGTTGCGCGGGTGATCTGCCGGCCGAGGCCGCGCTCGAGCTGCCGCCACTTCGGCCCGTCCTCCGGCCCAAGCAGGGTGATCGCCTGGCCCTTGCGCCCCATCCGGCCGGTTCGGCCGACGCGGTGGGTCAGAAGCTCCGGCGACTCGGGCAAGTCCACGTTGATGACCTGGTCGATGCTAGTGATATCGAGACCACGCGCGGCGACGTTCGTCGCCAGCAGGATCTGGACCTTGCCGCTGCGAAAGTCCTCCATCACGCGGTCGCGGGCATTCTGCGAGAGGTTGCCTTGCAGCGCGCCGACCGGGTATCCGTCTTCCTCAAGCTTGCGCGCCAGCTTCTTGACCCCGTGCTTGGTCCGGCCGAAGACGATGATTGAGCCATCGCCGCGGTGGTCGAGCAAATCGCGGAGCGCGGTGAGCTTGTCGCCGTCTGGGATGTCGTAGGCCACGTGATCGATCGGGGCGCTGTCCTCCGGACGCGGGTCGACGGAGACGTGAATCGGATTATCAAGGTAGGTCCGCGATGTCTCATCGACCCAGCCGGGCACGGTTGCCGAGAAGAGCACGGTCTGGCGCTGTCGTGGCGCGCGCTTCAGGATTCGTTCGACGTCCGGCGCGAACCCCTGGTCAAGCATCTCGTCTGCCTCATCGAGGACAACCATCCTCAGGCGCGAGATGTCCATGACGCCCTGATTGAGCAGGTCTACGATGCGTCCCGGTGTGCCGACAACAATCGGAGCACCGCGTCGCAGCGCCGCGATCTGTGGGCCGGCTGCGCGTCCTCCGAAGATCAGAACGGTCGAAAGATTTCGCCGGCGACCGAGGTCGTCGAGCACGCCGCCGACCTGCACCGCCAGCTCGCGCGTTGGAACCAGCACAAGGACCTGGATTTCGCGGGCGCGTGGATCGGCCAGCTCAATCGCCGGGATGCCAAAGGCCAGCGTCTTACCTGAGCCGGTCCTCGCCTGTCCGATCAGGTCACGTCCATCGAGTAGCGGCCGGAGCGCGCGGGATTGGATCGGTGTCGGGGTGGTGATATCCATGGATGTAAGCGCCTGGATCGTCTCCGGGCGCAACCTGAGGTCGCCGAACGAAGCGACGCTCGCTTCGCGAGTCAGCATAGCCGTCATTATGGTGCCTTATTTCTGCGCAGCGCTCGATACGAGTCTGGTGTTTGTCGGGCCGGAACTGACCGCCCGACGACCTCCGCGCTGCGCGATTGAGGAGGAACACAAGCCGTGCACGATGAAGAACGGTGAGCGTGCACACTCACAACCTTCGTAGTGTACCACCGCTGTCCAGTGCCGCTGGCAACCGCCGACAATCCCCGTCGGACGATCCAAAGCTCGTTCGCCAGCTCGGGGCGTCCCTGCAAGGTTCTGTCATTCACGACCCGGACGGAGAATGGCAGAGGACGGGGTGGGCTGCCGAACGGGCGGCATTGGTCGCTCGACCCACGGAGCGCGACGCTACCGGGCTTCGGTCGTCGTGGCGATCGAGAGCTACGGCATGCTGGCCGTCAGGCGCTGCGCGGCGTTCCGCAATTCGGGCAGACCGACATCCCCGGACCGAGGACGGTGTTGCACGTGCTGCAATGATCGTAACCGGCCGGCAACTTGTCGGTGGGCTCGTCGGGCACAGGCTGATTCCCTGGAGTTCCGGTGGCGGCCCGCGCGATCTGGGGTGTGTTGCTGGGGATGACGAGATGTGGATCGGTGTCACTCATCTGGTCGGAGTGATCGACGGGAATCTCCGGCACGCTGGTGTGAACCGGCTCAGTCACGACGAGTGGGCGAGTCGCGCGAGTGGCAGGCCGGACAACTGGAGTTGGCTCGGCCTTATACCCGGGATGCTCCGGGCCGGCCGTCGGGGG is a window encoding:
- a CDS encoding citrate/2-methylcitrate synthase, which codes for MTAAAAGLEGLVVAQTQLSSVNGTEGILTYRGYNINDLAGNVRFEEVMYLLWYGALPTRVQLDELSNSIHHHRQLSSDVLNTIRALPRTGAPIDSLKVGVTALGMEDANQDDLSHEGLREKATRLAAAMPTVLAAYQRLRNGQEPIAPDTELGTAANFLYMVRGEKPTQTQADAFNLYLCLLAEHSMNASTFTARSTISSTSDLYSAVTAALGSLKGVAHGGANMMAMNMLLEIHDPAKIEDYVDESLRIKRRLMGLGHRIYKTRDPRVNHLMKWSEKVANEVGDTQWYQLAHNMEQLTNHHPYFTERKLYPNVEFYSAPLLYNLGFPPDLMPAVFALSRIAGWSANIMEQMQDNRLMRPQAEYVGPAHQDFVPIDQRG
- a CDS encoding DEAD/DEAH box helicase, which codes for MTAMLTREASVASFGDLRLRPETIQALTSMDITTPTPIQSRALRPLLDGRDLIGQARTGSGKTLAFGIPAIELADPRAREIQVLVLVPTRELAVQVGGVLDDLGRRRNLSTVLIFGGRAAGPQIAALRRGAPIVVGTPGRIVDLLNQGVMDISRLRMVVLDEADEMLDQGFAPDVERILKRAPRQRQTVLFSATVPGWVDETSRTYLDNPIHVSVDPRPEDSAPIDHVAYDIPDGDKLTALRDLLDHRGDGSIIVFGRTKHGVKKLARKLEEDGYPVGALQGNLSQNARDRVMEDFRSGKVQILLATNVAARGLDITSIDQVINVDLPESPELLTHRVGRTGRMGRKGQAITLLGPEDGPKWRQLERGLGRQITRATWRGAIAAMSDSPTPVAPRTSRPAAAIRREELPARRTPQPAAVLRREEPQVRPATSTRHDIVCSACGQRAEVPFQPDPSRPVYCAACFSPRRRPRR